One Novosphingobium sp. G106 DNA segment encodes these proteins:
- a CDS encoding YihY/virulence factor BrkB family protein produces MPFSAWKAVVWRAVKETSDDNVGLIAAGVAFYGFLAMVPLLGALVLSYGLVAEPATVVENMQALMRVMPADAAKVIGEQLLNVVETSDGKKGLGLLLALGLALFGARNGASAIITALNIAYEEKEKRGFFWVNLLALVITGCAVLFALLAAFAIALLARVEALFPYLPETVLTAGRVLAYLALLLAGAAGAATLYRYAPSRRKARWVWISPGSVLVSVLWLCLTLGFGLYVANFGNYNGTYGSLGAVVVLLTWLYLSSYALIFGAELNSELERETARDTTDGPERPIGSRGAAMADDVAGGSIDPDEDDQPQQAAPKKLSRSAEVAIMGLAVLYVWLTGHSDNRQRSTVPIAAD; encoded by the coding sequence CAACGTCGGCTTGATAGCCGCCGGGGTCGCGTTCTACGGTTTTCTCGCCATGGTACCGCTCCTGGGCGCGCTGGTCCTCAGCTACGGCCTCGTCGCTGAACCCGCGACTGTCGTCGAAAACATGCAGGCCCTGATGCGGGTCATGCCGGCCGATGCTGCCAAGGTCATCGGCGAGCAATTGCTCAACGTGGTCGAGACATCGGATGGCAAGAAGGGCCTTGGCCTGTTGTTGGCGCTCGGGCTCGCACTGTTCGGTGCGCGCAACGGCGCGAGCGCGATCATCACCGCGCTAAACATCGCCTATGAGGAAAAGGAGAAGCGGGGCTTCTTCTGGGTCAACCTCCTCGCGCTGGTGATCACCGGGTGCGCCGTGCTTTTCGCCTTGCTGGCCGCATTTGCCATTGCACTCCTAGCACGGGTCGAAGCCCTGTTTCCCTACCTGCCCGAGACCGTGCTGACAGCCGGGCGGGTACTCGCCTATTTAGCGTTGCTACTCGCCGGCGCTGCCGGCGCCGCCACGCTATACCGCTATGCGCCGTCGCGCCGCAAAGCGCGTTGGGTGTGGATCAGCCCCGGATCGGTGCTCGTGTCCGTCCTGTGGCTGTGCCTGACGCTGGGCTTCGGGCTCTACGTGGCGAACTTCGGCAACTACAACGGCACTTACGGCTCGCTCGGCGCGGTCGTCGTCCTGCTAACCTGGCTCTATCTCTCGAGCTATGCCCTGATATTTGGCGCTGAACTCAATTCCGAGCTCGAACGCGAAACGGCGCGGGATACAACAGACGGCCCGGAGCGACCGATCGGCTCGCGCGGCGCGGCGATGGCCGACGATGTAGCCGGTGGGTCGATCGATCCCGATGAGGACGATCAGCCGCAACAAGCTGCGCCCAAGAAGCTATCGCGCTCGGCCGAAGTGGCGATCATGGGATTGGCCGTCCTGTACGTTTGGTTGACGGGACATTCGGACAATCGTCAACGATCGACCGTGCCGATCGCAGCCGACTAA